The following are encoded together in the Desulfococcus multivorans genome:
- a CDS encoding lysophospholipid acyltransferase family protein, which translates to MMTERQWQWVGLLGSWIIRLIFSTARIRCEGPPLERLRMLNRRGQFIAAIWHSRILIFSHLYRGWKASILVSRSDDGEIIARILQRQGFETVRGSTNKGGRQALALLIRKIREGGSAVMIPDGPQGPRCRVQPGIILLAQKTGVPIYPMSYSARHAKIFSSWDRFMLPRPFTECCVVYGDPIRVPADADENVRADYRRRLEDALCAITLKADRYFGRVTDGCHD; encoded by the coding sequence ATGATGACAGAACGCCAATGGCAGTGGGTGGGGCTGTTGGGATCCTGGATCATTCGCCTTATTTTTTCGACGGCTCGCATTCGCTGCGAGGGCCCTCCGCTGGAGCGGCTCAGGATGTTGAACAGGCGAGGGCAATTTATCGCCGCAATATGGCATTCCCGCATTCTGATCTTCAGTCATCTTTACAGAGGATGGAAGGCCTCGATCCTCGTGAGCCGTTCCGATGACGGCGAAATTATCGCCCGCATCCTGCAGCGACAGGGATTCGAGACGGTCAGAGGCTCCACGAACAAAGGCGGGCGACAGGCTCTGGCCCTGCTCATCCGGAAAATCAGGGAAGGGGGATCGGCGGTCATGATTCCCGACGGCCCCCAGGGACCCCGATGCCGGGTGCAGCCCGGCATCATCCTTCTGGCCCAGAAGACGGGCGTGCCGATATATCCCATGTCCTACAGCGCCAGACATGCAAAAATCTTCTCGAGTTGGGACCGGTTTATGCTGCCCCGCCCCTTCACCGAGTGCTGCGTTGTATACGGCGATCCGATCCGGGTTCCCGCCGATGCCGACGAAAACGTAAGAGCGGATTACCGACGCCGGCTCGAGGACGCGCTTTGCGCGATTACCCTGAAGGCGGACCGATACTTCGGCCGCGTCACGGACGGATGCCATGATTAG
- the lpxB gene encoding lipid-A-disaccharide synthase: MTNGHRPNTVVIVAGEASGDAHGAKLVQAVAEKAPWISFVGIGGERMASAGVDVRVDASALSVVGLTEVLSKAGNILSAMSAAKRLLRQDPGLMILIDYPDFNLHLARYAKKRGIPVLYYVSPQIWAWRSGRVHKIGRRIDHMAVILPFEAAFYRRHRIPATFVGHPLLDETPDGEAAVPEASSNEEYARLLTLPPVIGLLPGSREGEVDRLLPVMLDAAEILTRRRPGIRFLVSRSSSVSPRRLSAVMSARRPAAELEVVSDGLSDLYRRSTFVVAVSGTVTLETAIAGIPMAVIYKVSPLSYRLGRALIRVRHISLVNLIAGHDLVPELVQDDASPEGIADTVADMLSDPERLLETRRALLDLKRRLGGSGASRRTAEIALDLLSAGNPGDEA, encoded by the coding sequence ATGACGAACGGACACCGTCCCAATACCGTCGTGATCGTTGCCGGGGAAGCCTCCGGCGACGCCCACGGGGCCAAGCTGGTTCAGGCCGTGGCGGAAAAGGCCCCCTGGATATCCTTCGTGGGCATCGGCGGCGAGCGGATGGCGTCGGCCGGCGTCGACGTCCGGGTCGATGCATCGGCCCTGTCGGTGGTGGGCCTCACCGAAGTGCTCTCGAAGGCGGGAAATATCCTGAGCGCCATGTCCGCCGCCAAGCGGCTGCTGCGACAGGATCCGGGGCTGATGATCCTGATCGATTACCCTGATTTCAATCTTCACCTGGCGCGTTATGCCAAAAAACGGGGCATCCCCGTGCTCTATTACGTCAGTCCTCAGATATGGGCATGGCGATCGGGCCGGGTTCACAAGATCGGCCGGAGGATCGACCACATGGCCGTGATCCTCCCTTTTGAGGCAGCCTTCTATCGCCGTCACCGCATTCCTGCAACCTTTGTGGGACACCCGCTCCTGGACGAAACCCCGGACGGAGAAGCCGCTGTTCCCGAGGCGTCATCCAATGAAGAATATGCCCGTCTCCTGACGCTTCCTCCGGTCATCGGGCTGTTGCCCGGCTCCCGTGAGGGCGAGGTCGACCGCCTCCTGCCGGTGATGCTGGATGCCGCCGAAATCCTGACCCGGCGCCGGCCCGGGATTCGATTCCTGGTCTCCCGATCGTCATCCGTCAGCCCCCGGCGGCTGTCGGCCGTCATGTCAGCCAGGCGGCCGGCGGCGGAGCTCGAGGTGGTATCGGACGGCCTTTCGGACCTTTACCGCCGATCGACGTTCGTGGTGGCCGTGTCCGGAACCGTCACCCTCGAGACGGCCATCGCCGGCATCCCCATGGCGGTCATCTACAAGGTGTCGCCGCTCAGCTATCGCCTCGGCAGAGCCCTGATCCGGGTCAGACACATCAGCCTCGTCAACCTCATCGCAGGGCATGACCTGGTTCCCGAACTCGTTCAGGACGACGCATCGCCCGAAGGCATCGCGGATACGGTGGCCGATATGCTTTCGGATCCGGAAAGGCTTCTGGAAACACGGCGTGCGCTTCTGGACCTGAAACGGCGCCTGGGGGGCTCCGGTGCCTCGCGTCGAACCGCGGAAATCGCCCTCGATCTTCTTTCGGCCGGAAATCCGGGGGACGAGGCATGA
- a CDS encoding ABC transporter ATP-binding protein has product MIRFELRQRHKTLLGMIRDNWLKLAAAMGCMLVIALTTSATAFLVKPVLDDIFFSRDQQMLMLIPMAVAAIYFLRGVGTYGQDYLMNYAGESVIRRLRNALYNRIQDLPLSFFQEEKTGVLMSRITNDVNIIKEMVSTSVTSLLRDIFTIIGLTAVIFYRDWKMAVFAFLVLPVAFYPIIVLGRRMRRVSTGCQQAMAEMSAFLHETFSGNKIVKAFGMESYEKRRFAEKTQKLFRLEMKAVVVNAISSPVMEFLAGIGIAFIIWYGGSRVVAGTSTPGTFFSFMAAVLMLYDPVKKLSKLNNKVQQGLAATDRVFDIIERESEIREPEHPVMLKPTLQQIVFDGVGLSYNGGETAALQGIDLRVNAGEILALVGMSGGGKTSLVNLIPRFYDVTEGRILIDDTDIRRFSVASLRKQIAIVTQDTILFDDTVRNNIAYGKPDAPMSDVIAAARAAYAFDFIESFPHRFDTRIGELGNRLSGGEKQRLCIARALLKDAPILILDEATSALDTESEMLVQRALENLMRGRTTFVIAHRLSTISYADRIVVLVGGRIVEEGTHDELMGCCGEYHKLHTMQFKPAEKSVDDGPG; this is encoded by the coding sequence ATGATTAGATTCGAGTTGAGACAACGGCATAAAACACTCCTCGGCATGATCCGGGATAATTGGCTGAAGCTTGCCGCGGCCATGGGGTGCATGCTGGTCATCGCCCTGACCACATCGGCCACCGCCTTTCTGGTCAAACCGGTGCTGGACGACATTTTTTTCAGCCGCGATCAGCAGATGCTGATGCTGATCCCCATGGCGGTGGCGGCCATCTATTTTCTCAGGGGCGTCGGCACCTACGGCCAGGACTACCTGATGAACTATGCGGGTGAAAGCGTCATTCGCCGGCTCAGAAACGCCCTTTACAACCGGATCCAGGATCTGCCGCTTTCTTTTTTTCAGGAGGAGAAGACCGGCGTCCTGATGTCCCGCATCACCAACGACGTCAATATCATCAAGGAGATGGTCTCCACGTCGGTCACGAGTCTCCTTCGAGACATCTTCACCATTATCGGACTGACGGCGGTGATCTTTTACCGGGACTGGAAGATGGCCGTCTTTGCCTTTCTGGTCCTGCCGGTCGCCTTTTATCCCATCATCGTGCTGGGGCGGCGCATGCGGCGGGTGAGCACGGGCTGTCAGCAGGCCATGGCGGAGATGAGCGCCTTTCTGCACGAAACCTTTTCCGGGAACAAGATCGTCAAGGCTTTTGGTATGGAATCCTACGAAAAACGACGATTTGCCGAAAAAACTCAAAAACTGTTCCGGTTGGAGATGAAGGCCGTTGTCGTCAACGCGATCTCTTCACCGGTGATGGAGTTTCTGGCCGGCATCGGCATCGCCTTTATCATCTGGTACGGCGGATCCCGGGTGGTGGCGGGCACCTCGACCCCCGGCACCTTTTTTTCCTTCATGGCGGCGGTGCTCATGCTCTATGATCCGGTCAAGAAGTTGAGCAAGCTCAACAACAAGGTGCAACAAGGGCTGGCGGCCACCGACCGCGTCTTCGACATCATTGAACGGGAATCGGAGATCCGGGAGCCCGAACACCCGGTGATGCTCAAGCCGACCCTGCAGCAGATCGTCTTCGACGGGGTCGGCCTTTCCTACAACGGCGGGGAAACCGCGGCGCTTCAGGGGATCGACCTCAGGGTCAACGCCGGCGAGATTCTTGCCCTTGTCGGTATGAGCGGCGGCGGGAAGACCTCCCTCGTCAACCTGATTCCACGGTTCTATGACGTCACGGAGGGCCGGATCCTCATCGACGACACGGATATTCGTCGGTTCTCCGTCGCCTCCCTCCGAAAACAGATCGCCATCGTGACCCAGGACACTATTCTTTTTGATGACACGGTCCGGAACAATATCGCTTACGGAAAACCCGACGCGCCCATGTCGGACGTGATCGCGGCGGCCAGGGCCGCCTACGCCTTCGATTTCATCGAAAGCTTTCCCCATAGATTCGACACCCGGATCGGGGAGTTGGGAAACCGTCTTTCCGGGGGGGAAAAACAACGTCTCTGCATTGCCAGGGCCCTCTTGAAGGATGCGCCGATCCTGATCCTGGACGAAGCGACTTCGGCCCTGGACACGGAATCGGAGATGCTTGTCCAGAGGGCGCTCGAGAATCTCATGCGGGGACGGACGACTTTCGTCATCGCGCATCGCCTGTCCACCATCAGTTATGCCGACCGCATCGTCGTACTGGTCGGCGGAAGGATAGTGGAGGAGGGGACCCATGACGAACTCATGGGCTGCTGCGGCGAATATCACAAGCTCCATACGATGCAGTTCAAACCCGCCGAAAAAAGCGTCGACGACGGCCCGGGTTGA
- the lptG gene encoding LPS export ABC transporter permease LptG: MPILYRYVIHQILRYAAVILVIVVGIYLVVDFFERIDNFIEAGLPVSRTLVYLAYKIPTIIAQILPVALLLAVMVTLGLMGKHNEVVALKSGGISYHRLVRPLVGVGVLFSLLLFITAEVFVPVTAAKSNAIWWEEVKQRSAVLSREKNIWLKDDQRIAHIKFYDRDAGTAHGITVYVFDEAFRMVRRIDAATAVYEPSHARGIGHWQLFELMEQVLDPASGQYWVSSEDGPLGFSLGITPENLETVVKKSEEMSLPELRAYIRRIESEGYDATRYRVDLYAKTAFPFVCVILSLVSAGIAGRRNVRDGLPVGITYGIGIAFLYWIFYSFCISIGYGGMIPPAVAAWTANFLFLCLAVFVLMSVA; the protein is encoded by the coding sequence GTGCCTATTCTCTACAGATACGTCATCCATCAGATTCTGCGATATGCGGCCGTGATCCTGGTCATTGTCGTGGGCATCTATCTTGTGGTGGATTTTTTCGAGCGCATCGACAATTTCATAGAGGCCGGGCTTCCCGTGTCCCGGACCCTGGTTTATCTGGCGTACAAGATCCCGACGATCATTGCCCAGATTCTGCCGGTGGCGCTTCTTCTGGCCGTCATGGTCACCCTCGGGTTGATGGGCAAGCACAACGAGGTGGTGGCCCTTAAAAGCGGCGGCATCAGTTATCACCGTCTCGTCAGACCCCTCGTGGGTGTCGGCGTTCTTTTCAGCCTTCTCCTTTTCATCACCGCCGAGGTTTTCGTCCCGGTGACCGCAGCCAAGTCCAACGCCATCTGGTGGGAGGAGGTGAAACAGCGGTCGGCGGTGCTTTCCCGGGAAAAAAACATCTGGCTGAAGGACGATCAACGGATCGCCCACATCAAGTTTTACGATCGCGACGCAGGGACGGCGCACGGGATCACCGTATACGTCTTCGATGAGGCGTTTCGCATGGTCCGGCGCATTGACGCCGCAACGGCGGTCTATGAACCTTCCCATGCCCGGGGAATCGGTCATTGGCAGCTTTTCGAGCTGATGGAGCAGGTGCTCGATCCGGCTTCCGGGCAGTACTGGGTCTCTTCCGAAGACGGACCCCTTGGGTTCAGCCTCGGCATCACCCCTGAAAATCTCGAGACGGTGGTCAAAAAATCCGAAGAGATGAGCCTTCCGGAACTCCGCGCATACATCCGACGAATTGAATCCGAAGGATATGACGCCACCCGCTACCGGGTCGATTTATACGCAAAGACGGCCTTTCCCTTTGTCTGCGTCATCCTGAGTCTTGTGAGCGCAGGCATCGCCGGCCGTCGGAATGTCCGGGACGGGCTTCCTGTCGGTATTACCTACGGCATCGGCATCGCCTTCCTCTACTGGATATTTTACAGTTTCTGCATCTCCATCGGGTACGGCGGCATGATTCCCCCGGCAGTGGCGGCCTGGACCGCCAATTTTTTGTTTTTATGCCTTGCCGTCTTCGTCCTCATGAGTGTGGCGTGA
- the fabZ gene encoding 3-hydroxyacyl-ACP dehydratase FabZ: MDSVYSVTDIMKFLPHRYPFILVDRILELEPGKRVKALKNVTINEPFFQGHFPRNPIMPGVLILEAMAQAGGVLVIESLPPEKHGSLVYFMGIDKARFRQPVVPGDQLIFDIEIIKSRGRAAKLAGVASVDGKRVAEAEVMATIGEQS, from the coding sequence ATGGATAGCGTATACAGCGTCACGGACATCATGAAATTCCTCCCCCACCGGTACCCCTTCATCCTGGTGGACAGGATTCTCGAACTCGAACCGGGCAAACGCGTCAAAGCCCTGAAAAACGTCACCATCAACGAGCCCTTTTTTCAGGGACATTTTCCTCGGAACCCGATCATGCCGGGGGTGCTGATCCTCGAGGCGATGGCACAGGCCGGCGGCGTCCTGGTCATTGAATCGCTTCCGCCGGAAAAGCACGGATCCCTCGTCTATTTCATGGGCATCGACAAGGCCCGCTTCAGACAGCCCGTCGTTCCCGGCGATCAGTTGATCTTCGACATCGAGATCATCAAATCCCGCGGCAGGGCGGCAAAACTGGCGGGTGTTGCGAGCGTCGACGGAAAGCGGGTCGCGGAAGCCGAGGTCATGGCGACCATTGGAGAACAGTCATGA
- the lpxD gene encoding UDP-3-O-(3-hydroxymyristoyl)glucosamine N-acyltransferase: MKQTLAQIARHVGGEVRGNPELEITGAAPFDQAAETDITLAARPKFLKRIGETRAGAVIVPLDFQDSSRTVLAAANPAVAFAKAIALLFPAPGPKDDISSGAHVGKDVRMGLRVSIGPSAVIGDRVRIGDRVRIHPGVVIESDVIVGDDVEVYPNVTIRSRCRIGNRVVIHPGTVIGGDGFGFSPDGKHYHKIPHTGIVQIDDDVEIGALNAIDRATFGRTWIQRGVKTDNLVHVAHNVTVGEDTLLVAQVGIAGSAVIGRHAVLAGQAGITGHITIGDNAVVGPQAGVGRPVPDGEVVSGSPEMPHKLWLRVQRIIPGLPELKKKLSELEKRLKKVEENG; the protein is encoded by the coding sequence ATGAAACAGACCCTTGCGCAGATTGCCCGGCATGTCGGCGGAGAGGTTCGAGGGAACCCGGAGCTGGAAATCACCGGTGCGGCGCCGTTCGATCAGGCTGCGGAGACAGACATCACGTTGGCTGCGCGCCCGAAATTTCTGAAACGCATCGGCGAAACCCGGGCCGGCGCCGTCATCGTTCCCCTCGATTTTCAGGACAGCTCGCGCACGGTGCTGGCGGCGGCCAACCCAGCGGTGGCCTTCGCCAAAGCCATCGCGCTCCTCTTCCCCGCGCCCGGGCCCAAAGACGATATCAGCTCAGGAGCCCACGTTGGAAAAGACGTCCGGATGGGCCTTCGGGTCTCCATCGGACCATCGGCTGTGATCGGCGATCGGGTTCGCATCGGCGATCGGGTTCGGATTCATCCGGGGGTGGTCATCGAGTCGGACGTCATCGTGGGGGATGACGTCGAGGTCTATCCGAATGTCACGATCCGTTCACGGTGTCGCATCGGCAACCGGGTCGTCATTCACCCGGGGACCGTCATCGGCGGCGACGGATTCGGTTTTTCGCCCGACGGAAAACACTACCACAAAATTCCGCACACCGGCATCGTTCAGATTGACGACGACGTCGAGATCGGGGCCTTGAACGCCATCGACCGGGCCACTTTCGGCAGAACGTGGATTCAACGGGGCGTCAAGACCGACAACCTGGTGCACGTGGCCCACAACGTCACCGTCGGGGAGGACACGTTGCTGGTGGCCCAGGTGGGCATCGCCGGCAGCGCCGTCATCGGCAGGCATGCCGTTCTCGCCGGCCAGGCAGGCATCACCGGACATATCACCATCGGAGACAATGCCGTCGTGGGTCCCCAGGCCGGCGTCGGCAGGCCCGTACCCGACGGCGAGGTGGTGTCGGGGTCTCCGGAAATGCCCCACAAGCTGTGGCTCAGGGTCCAGCGCATCATTCCCGGACTGCCCGAATTGAAAAAGAAGCTGTCCGAACTGGAAAAACGGCTGAAAAAGGTTGAGGAAAATGGATAG
- a CDS encoding YqgE/AlgH family protein, translating to MHDEFNMSLKGHFLIAMPGLLDPNFVRSVVCICEHNAEGSLGLVINRTYPSLAAKDIFEELNIEYLPEQADIPIFFGGPVHMDELFILHGPPFNWGPFVDVGPSLAMSNNRNILEAIADGRGPKSFLIALGCSGWGPNQMESEIMENAWLSCPMSPDIIFDRSVASRWEAAVRKLGIDPARLTDAAGHA from the coding sequence ATGCATGATGAATTCAACATGTCCCTCAAGGGGCATTTCCTGATTGCCATGCCCGGTCTTCTGGATCCCAATTTCGTCCGATCGGTCGTCTGTATTTGCGAACACAATGCCGAAGGGAGTCTCGGCCTGGTCATCAATCGGACGTATCCGTCCCTGGCGGCCAAAGACATCTTCGAGGAGCTGAACATCGAATATCTGCCGGAACAAGCCGATATTCCAATATTCTTCGGTGGGCCTGTTCACATGGACGAGCTTTTCATTCTTCACGGCCCGCCCTTTAACTGGGGACCCTTCGTTGATGTCGGGCCGTCGCTCGCCATGAGCAACAACCGAAATATTCTGGAGGCCATCGCCGACGGCAGAGGGCCGAAATCATTTTTGATCGCCCTTGGGTGCTCCGGCTGGGGGCCGAACCAGATGGAATCGGAGATCATGGAAAACGCGTGGTTGAGCTGCCCGATGTCGCCGGATATCATTTTCGACCGCTCCGTGGCATCCCGATGGGAGGCGGCCGTCCGGAAACTGGGCATCGATCCGGCGCGTCTGACGGATGCGGCCGGTCATGCCTGA
- a CDS encoding 3-deoxy-D-manno-octulosonic acid transferase yields MIREPSGIRAAFWAYDRLWGMLAPLMRLHPRLAEGFRERIGASMPQPASLWIQAASVGEAYLARELMKRLDPGPGPGPLRVLLTANTRQGLEIHRGTRCLTSAVSNHRVRIGYFPFDRPAVMRRIVARIRPKVTVFLETEIWPGLLRELRRSGSRTMVVNGRMSSRGFRRYRLWPALWRHVAPDEVMAVSEADADRFRQLFPGADIGVMSNIKFDRLDTPAPDAAVRERPPVFSPPDAPFVILGSVRRQEEDAVAAVIGRILSGPHRPVIGLFPRHLHRVGPWRARLNRMGVPWVLRSDTGRHAPETTSGGTVVLWDVIGELSAAYGYAHTAFVGGSLAPLGGQNFIEAIRSGVIPVIGPSWEDFRWVGEEIFERGLARIAADWRAAADLLVRDLDEPPCRSRVLEAAEDYFSSRKGGAEAACRRIAAGLNA; encoded by the coding sequence ATGATCCGGGAACCTTCAGGCATCCGGGCGGCGTTTTGGGCATACGACCGCCTCTGGGGAATGCTTGCGCCGCTGATGCGGCTGCATCCCCGCCTGGCGGAGGGGTTCAGGGAGCGCATCGGCGCATCGATGCCCCAGCCCGCAAGCCTGTGGATCCAGGCGGCCTCCGTGGGGGAGGCCTACCTCGCCCGGGAACTCATGAAGCGCCTGGACCCCGGCCCCGGTCCCGGTCCGTTGAGGGTTCTGCTCACCGCCAACACCCGTCAGGGACTGGAGATCCACCGGGGGACCCGTTGCCTGACGTCCGCCGTCTCGAACCACCGTGTCCGGATCGGGTACTTTCCGTTCGATCGACCGGCCGTCATGAGGCGGATCGTCGCCCGCATTCGACCGAAGGTCACGGTGTTCCTCGAGACGGAAATCTGGCCCGGCCTGCTGCGGGAACTCCGGCGATCCGGATCTCGAACGATGGTCGTCAACGGCAGAATGTCATCCCGCGGTTTTCGTCGGTACCGGCTCTGGCCCGCGTTGTGGCGGCATGTTGCGCCTGACGAGGTCATGGCGGTTTCCGAAGCGGATGCCGATCGTTTCCGGCAATTGTTTCCCGGCGCCGACATCGGGGTGATGTCCAACATCAAGTTCGATCGGCTCGACACGCCGGCGCCTGATGCCGCCGTGAGGGAGCGCCCCCCGGTGTTCTCGCCGCCGGATGCGCCCTTCGTGATTCTCGGATCCGTGCGGAGGCAGGAAGAGGACGCCGTCGCCGCCGTCATCGGCAGGATTCTTTCAGGACCCCACCGACCCGTCATCGGGCTGTTTCCGCGACACCTCCACCGTGTCGGGCCGTGGCGGGCGCGGTTGAACCGAATGGGCGTTCCCTGGGTGCTCCGCTCCGATACCGGCAGACACGCTCCGGAGACGACATCGGGGGGGACGGTCGTGCTGTGGGATGTCATCGGAGAGTTGTCGGCGGCCTATGGATACGCCCACACGGCCTTTGTCGGAGGGAGCCTCGCTCCGCTGGGGGGTCAGAATTTTATCGAAGCGATCCGTTCCGGCGTCATCCCCGTCATCGGCCCTTCATGGGAGGATTTCAGATGGGTGGGGGAGGAGATTTTTGAGCGCGGCCTGGCCCGTATCGCAGCGGATTGGCGTGCGGCGGCCGATCTGTTGGTCCGGGATCTGGATGAGCCCCCCTGCCGGAGCCGGGTGCTCGAGGCGGCGGAGGACTATTTTTCGAGCCGAAAGGGAGGGGCCGAAGCGGCGTGCCGCCGCATTGCCGCCGGTCTGAATGCGTGA
- the lpxA gene encoding acyl-ACP--UDP-N-acetylglucosamine O-acyltransferase: MIHPTAIIDPRAEIDSNVKIGPYSIIREHVVIGSGTEIGPHVAVDPYTTIGPDCRIFQFASIGATPQAIKFEGEKTFVKIGRGTIIREFVTINRGTGFGGGVTEVGEENFLMAYCHIAHDCKTGKQVILANSATLAGHITIEDFVTVGGLVAIHQFVRIGKYAYVGGKSAVVKDIPPYVIAAGDRATLHGLNKVGLKRRGMSEETLSALKKAYRILFRFGLTMNEAMERVKAEIDPTPEVAHLIEFIESSTRGITR; encoded by the coding sequence ATGATACATCCCACAGCTATTATCGATCCCAGGGCCGAAATCGATTCAAACGTCAAGATCGGACCGTATTCCATCATTCGCGAGCATGTCGTGATCGGCTCGGGCACGGAAATCGGCCCGCATGTGGCCGTCGACCCCTACACGACCATCGGCCCCGATTGCCGGATCTTTCAATTCGCCTCCATCGGCGCGACGCCCCAGGCGATCAAGTTCGAAGGTGAAAAGACCTTTGTGAAGATCGGAAGAGGCACCATTATCCGGGAGTTCGTCACCATCAACCGGGGAACGGGATTCGGCGGCGGCGTTACCGAGGTGGGTGAAGAGAATTTTCTGATGGCCTATTGCCACATCGCACACGATTGCAAGACGGGAAAACAGGTCATTCTGGCCAACAGCGCGACACTGGCCGGCCACATCACCATCGAAGACTTTGTGACGGTGGGGGGCCTGGTGGCCATCCATCAGTTCGTGAGAATCGGAAAATACGCCTACGTCGGCGGCAAGTCGGCAGTGGTGAAAGACATCCCGCCCTATGTGATTGCGGCCGGCGACCGGGCCACGCTTCACGGCCTCAACAAGGTGGGCCTGAAACGGCGGGGCATGAGCGAGGAGACCCTCTCCGCATTGAAGAAAGCCTACAGGATTCTGTTTCGCTTCGGACTGACGATGAACGAAGCCATGGAGCGGGTGAAAGCCGAGATCGACCCGACTCCGGAAGTGGCGCATCTCATAGAATTCATAGAGTCCTCCACACGCGGCATCACGCGGTGA
- a CDS encoding Gfo/Idh/MocA family protein has translation MEKLRVGVIGIGYIGKFHAEKYANMADVALVGIVDPDRSRADTVAAALHTDAYADYRDLGGKVDAVSIAAPTPLHFEISRYFLEQGVDVLIEKPMTTTLEEADILIGIAEAGDLIIQVGQLERFNSAVGALKDVVEKPMFIESHRLSIFKSRCTDVSVVLDLMIHDIDIILNLVKSEVKSIHAAGIPAVSDHVDIANARLEFETGCVANVTASRISIKNERKIRLFQKNAYISVDFARHEITIIRKDGSQEGGIIPGMAIEQRCFTRGDALDDELKAFVRSVRSREVPEVTGQMGRDALRVALSVMDQIQAANRRFLER, from the coding sequence ATGGAAAAGCTTCGGGTCGGTGTGATCGGGATCGGATACATCGGGAAATTTCATGCTGAAAAATATGCCAACATGGCGGATGTCGCCTTGGTGGGGATTGTCGATCCGGACCGATCGCGGGCGGACACCGTTGCGGCGGCCCTTCACACCGATGCCTATGCCGACTACCGCGATCTCGGCGGGAAGGTGGATGCGGTCAGCATCGCGGCGCCGACACCCCTGCATTTCGAGATCAGCCGGTATTTTCTGGAACAGGGGGTCGACGTTCTCATCGAAAAACCCATGACGACGACCCTCGAGGAGGCGGACATCCTGATCGGGATTGCCGAAGCCGGGGACCTCATCATTCAGGTCGGCCAGCTGGAGCGGTTCAACTCCGCCGTGGGGGCTCTGAAAGACGTGGTCGAAAAACCCATGTTCATCGAATCCCACCGGCTCAGTATTTTCAAGAGCCGGTGCACGGATGTCAGCGTGGTGCTGGACCTCATGATTCACGACATCGACATTATTCTCAATCTGGTCAAGTCCGAGGTCAAAAGTATTCACGCCGCCGGCATTCCCGCGGTTTCCGACCATGTGGACATCGCCAACGCCCGCCTCGAATTCGAGACCGGATGCGTTGCCAACGTCACGGCGAGCCGCATATCCATTAAAAACGAACGCAAGATCCGCCTTTTTCAGAAAAATGCCTATATCTCCGTCGATTTCGCCAGGCATGAAATCACCATTATACGCAAGGACGGGAGCCAGGAAGGCGGCATTATCCCCGGCATGGCCATCGAGCAGCGCTGCTTCACCCGGGGGGATGCCCTGGACGATGAATTGAAGGCCTTTGTCCGATCGGTCCGATCCCGGGAAGTCCCCGAGGTCACGGGACAGATGGGAAGGGATGCCCTACGGGTGGCCTTGAGCGTCATGGACCAGATCCAGGCGGCCAACCGCAGGTTCCTGGAACGGTAG